One genomic segment of Candidatus Amarolinea dominans includes these proteins:
- a CDS encoding right-handed parallel beta-helix repeat-containing protein, translating to MRHDGRRLHLRAALEEANACSGPHAIGFLVAGVIVLTSPLPALTDPAGLWIDGTTAPGARVNTAALSSPIDALLTITLSGNDQLPDGLILASDNNRINGLVLTQFTNQGVIIQGSANLLTGNFIGVAANGISGAAQQQVGIAIENGAADNQIGGTMPADRNLISSNLSAGIIITGAGSDRNIIIGNSIGPSASGSILPDGQEQQIGVWIGDGAQENRIGVTASLDAASQLTGSSNLISGNRQAGIYLGPGSSRTQVMNNTIGPAASGQSIIFGSARPMGS from the coding sequence GTGCGCCACGACGGACGCCGGCTGCACCTGCGCGCTGCGCTGGAGGAGGCCAACGCCTGCTCAGGACCACATGCCATTGGCTTCCTGGTCGCGGGCGTCATCGTCCTCACCTCCCCGCTGCCGGCCTTGACCGACCCCGCGGGCCTGTGGATTGACGGCACGACCGCGCCGGGCGCCCGTGTCAACACGGCCGCGCTCTCCAGCCCCATCGACGCGCTGCTCACGATCACGCTGAGCGGCAACGACCAACTGCCTGACGGACTGATCCTGGCCAGTGACAACAATCGCATCAACGGGCTTGTCCTCACGCAGTTCACCAACCAGGGCGTCATCATCCAGGGCAGCGCCAATCTGTTGACCGGCAACTTCATCGGCGTGGCGGCCAACGGCATCAGCGGCGCCGCGCAGCAGCAAGTGGGCATCGCCATTGAGAACGGCGCGGCCGACAACCAGATCGGCGGGACGATGCCGGCCGACCGCAACCTGATCAGCAGCAACCTCAGCGCCGGTATCATCATCACCGGCGCCGGCAGCGACCGCAACATCATCATCGGCAACAGCATTGGCCCCAGCGCAAGCGGCAGCATCCTGCCCGATGGTCAGGAGCAGCAGATTGGCGTGTGGATTGGCGACGGCGCGCAGGAGAATCGCATTGGCGTGACTGCCAGCCTGGATGCCGCGTCACAACTGACAGGCAGCAGCAACCTGATCAGCGGTAATCGGCAGGCCGGCATCTATCTCGGACCGGGGTCGAGCCGGACCCAGGTGATGAACAACACGATTGGGCCGGCGGCCAGCGGTCAGAGCATCATCTTTGGCAGCGCGAGGCCGATGGGATCGTGA